Proteins co-encoded in one Prosthecobacter algae genomic window:
- a CDS encoding WYL domain-containing protein, whose protein sequence is MNRRHFFARMAAALGAHAALTVPCNAIVIPDPVHEVIDECPVVLPPEVEMPAWLRHWRGLPRRPVWESADPDESLLIAAAERSMPVSLIYHAGSTPGLARTFTPYLLFRTAEGDEAPLYVSGWCHHRQAHRTLRVDQITLNAAAFSNLKRGTNHPSLT, encoded by the coding sequence ATGAATCGCCGTCATTTCTTCGCCCGCATGGCCGCTGCTCTGGGCGCTCACGCTGCCCTTACCGTGCCATGCAACGCCATCGTCATCCCTGACCCTGTGCATGAAGTCATAGACGAATGCCCGGTGGTGCTGCCGCCTGAGGTTGAGATGCCAGCCTGGCTAAGGCACTGGCGCGGTCTGCCGCGACGACCTGTTTGGGAGAGCGCTGATCCTGACGAGTCACTGCTGATCGCAGCGGCCGAGCGGTCGATGCCAGTGTCTCTGATTTACCATGCAGGCAGCACTCCTGGGCTGGCACGCACGTTCACGCCATACCTTCTCTTCCGAACAGCCGAGGGAGATGAAGCTCCCCTTTATGTCTCAGGCTGGTGCCATCATCGTCAAGCCCACCGCACCCTGCGCGTCGATCAAATCACCCTCAATGCAGCCGCGTTCAGCAATCTAAAGCGTGGCACAAACCATCCTTCTCTAACTTGA
- a CDS encoding helicase-related protein, whose translation MTSMTALKQGLSLKGVETDMVVSVLAVMPVGNQAAQLIYKLPDGTIRERMITQGEISTIDVATTERPWSFDGDGEAFKLAVEAKRIDLAFLFDPMMAVHTSNVEPLPHQITAVYESMLPRQPLRFVLADDPGAGKTIMAGLYIRELIMRADSRRILVVAPGSLVEQWRDELYEKFGLQFQVFSAALEAGTPTGNPFEDADHLIVRLDQLSRDEVSEGSDEKHPGPLQSKLLEAGWDLVIFDEAHKLSAHYFGTKLNRTARFRFAERLGAHTRHLLLMSATPHNGKDEDFQLFLSLLDSDRFYGKFRGGGDAAHKVDVSDLMRRMTKEEMVRFDGTKLFPERKAYTANYPLSPLEAALYESVTNYVKTEMGKADALKGPRKGSVGFALTALQRRLASSPEAIFQSLKRRKERLENRLNEERVLSKGQQFKRQVADEVPEDEDDISAEEQEDLEEKLVATATAAETIAELEAEIIILGGLVNQARGVVDSGVDRKWEELSSILQNNPHMRDADGRQRKMILFTEHKDTLNYLERKIGGVLGTPDAITTIHGSVHRDERRKRQALFRSDPIVRILIATDAAGEGVNLQNANLMVNYDLPWNPNRLEQRFGRIHRIGQDQVCHLWNLVAKETREGEVYHRLLTKLETINEAFHGRVFDILGEVFEERSLKDLLLDAIRYNDHPERAAERLRSIDNALDVSHIQGLLERNALAQETMNAEQLFAVKEKMEMAEARRLQPYFVRSFFAKAFEGLNGAMYPREPGRFEITHVPAAIRERDRQITGRNRRELAPVLKRYERVCFTKEAVRPLDRPGLAFAQMIHPGHPLMLAVSDLVLEQHSNLMRQGAILVDPADDATEASLLFLITHEIKSGDSTVLSKRLQFVHVTRDGKASFAGWAPHLDYEPLPSGDLHLLKPLLAEPWLCADQEQKALALAAATLVPEHYGEVATRRITHVNKTLTAVHERLTKEIAFWSDRWMRLKDDQEAGKDVRLNLDNIQRTINDLNGRLENRKKELQSMRHVTNGTPVVLGGALVVPIGLLRKLRGEPAPDAATTSFSADPAARSRIEMLAMNAVRLAEEARGCRVVDVSAQKCGWDITSYAPAVDGKLPESRHIEVKGRIQGATTVTVTKNEIFESWNQGSKYHLAIVLVGEDDGIDGPHYISHPFKEEPGWGVSSVNYDLKALLERAMTIQ comes from the coding sequence ATGACCTCCATGACCGCCCTCAAACAAGGCCTTTCGCTTAAGGGCGTGGAGACTGACATGGTGGTATCGGTTTTAGCGGTCATGCCCGTCGGAAACCAAGCCGCCCAACTTATTTACAAGCTTCCCGACGGTACGATCCGCGAGCGGATGATCACACAGGGCGAAATCTCGACGATTGACGTTGCCACGACGGAGCGCCCTTGGTCCTTTGACGGCGATGGCGAAGCATTCAAGCTGGCTGTCGAAGCCAAGCGCATCGACCTCGCGTTCTTGTTTGACCCCATGATGGCTGTCCACACGTCCAACGTGGAACCGCTGCCCCATCAGATCACCGCCGTTTATGAATCGATGCTGCCGCGTCAGCCGCTCCGTTTCGTTTTGGCAGATGACCCCGGTGCAGGCAAGACCATCATGGCGGGCCTTTACATCCGCGAACTCATCATGCGTGCCGATTCAAGACGCATTCTCGTCGTCGCTCCTGGCAGCTTGGTGGAACAGTGGCGCGATGAGCTGTACGAGAAATTTGGGCTTCAGTTCCAGGTCTTTTCAGCAGCGTTGGAGGCAGGCACGCCTACCGGCAATCCGTTTGAGGATGCTGACCATCTCATTGTGAGGCTCGACCAGTTGTCGCGAGACGAGGTGAGCGAAGGATCGGATGAGAAGCACCCTGGACCTCTCCAAAGCAAGCTTTTGGAAGCCGGATGGGACTTGGTGATATTTGACGAAGCTCATAAACTTTCCGCCCATTACTTTGGGACCAAGCTTAACAGGACTGCCAGATTCCGTTTCGCCGAACGGCTGGGTGCTCACACACGGCACCTTCTGCTGATGTCCGCCACGCCTCACAACGGCAAGGATGAAGACTTTCAGCTCTTCCTGTCCCTGCTCGATTCCGACCGCTTCTACGGCAAGTTTCGCGGTGGTGGCGATGCTGCGCACAAGGTGGATGTCAGCGACCTCATGCGCCGCATGACCAAGGAAGAGATGGTCCGCTTTGATGGCACCAAGCTGTTCCCCGAACGCAAAGCCTACACAGCCAATTATCCTCTCTCCCCGCTGGAAGCCGCCCTCTACGAATCGGTTACCAACTACGTCAAAACCGAGATGGGGAAGGCCGATGCGTTGAAAGGTCCGCGCAAGGGATCGGTTGGATTTGCGCTCACCGCGCTTCAGCGCCGTCTAGCTTCCAGCCCCGAGGCCATCTTTCAATCCCTAAAGCGACGCAAAGAACGGCTTGAGAACCGGCTCAATGAAGAGCGGGTCCTGTCCAAGGGGCAGCAGTTCAAACGTCAGGTGGCTGACGAGGTGCCGGAAGACGAGGACGACATCAGCGCCGAAGAGCAGGAAGATCTGGAGGAAAAACTCGTCGCCACCGCCACGGCCGCCGAGACCATTGCCGAACTGGAAGCCGAGATCATCATTCTGGGCGGTCTTGTCAATCAGGCTCGTGGCGTTGTGGATTCCGGGGTGGATCGGAAATGGGAGGAACTCTCCAGCATTCTTCAAAACAACCCCCACATGCGCGATGCCGATGGCCGTCAGCGCAAGATGATCCTGTTCACCGAGCACAAGGACACGCTGAACTACCTGGAGCGGAAGATTGGCGGAGTCCTCGGCACACCGGACGCCATCACCACCATCCACGGCAGCGTGCATCGCGATGAGCGCCGCAAACGTCAGGCTTTGTTCCGTTCTGATCCTATCGTTCGCATCCTCATCGCTACCGATGCGGCAGGTGAAGGTGTGAACCTTCAGAACGCGAATCTGATGGTGAACTATGACCTGCCGTGGAATCCCAACCGCCTCGAACAGCGCTTCGGGCGCATTCACCGTATCGGCCAGGATCAGGTTTGCCACCTTTGGAACTTGGTCGCCAAGGAAACCCGCGAGGGTGAGGTTTATCACCGCCTGCTCACCAAACTGGAAACCATCAACGAAGCCTTTCATGGCCGGGTGTTCGACATCCTGGGTGAAGTGTTTGAGGAGCGCAGCCTGAAAGACCTCTTGCTTGATGCCATCCGCTACAATGATCATCCGGAGCGCGCAGCCGAGCGTCTCAGGAGCATTGATAACGCACTCGATGTCTCTCACATCCAAGGCTTGCTCGAACGCAACGCCTTGGCCCAGGAAACGATGAACGCCGAGCAGCTCTTCGCCGTGAAGGAGAAGATGGAAATGGCCGAGGCCCGCCGCTTGCAGCCCTACTTCGTCCGCTCCTTCTTTGCCAAAGCCTTCGAGGGGCTCAACGGAGCCATGTATCCTCGCGAGCCGGGACGTTTTGAGATCACGCACGTTCCCGCAGCTATCCGCGAGCGGGACCGCCAGATAACCGGGCGCAATCGCCGCGAACTCGCCCCCGTGCTGAAACGCTACGAGCGCGTCTGTTTCACCAAGGAAGCCGTCCGCCCGTTGGACCGTCCAGGCCTCGCCTTCGCCCAGATGATCCACCCCGGTCATCCGCTCATGCTCGCCGTTAGCGATCTCGTGCTGGAGCAGCATAGTAATCTCATGCGCCAGGGAGCCATTCTCGTGGACCCCGCCGACGATGCCACCGAGGCCTCGCTCCTCTTTCTCATTACCCACGAGATCAAGTCCGGCGACAGCACAGTCTTATCAAAGCGGCTCCAATTCGTCCACGTTACCCGCGACGGGAAAGCCAGTTTTGCCGGCTGGGCACCACATCTCGACTATGAGCCGCTCCCCTCCGGTGACCTCCACCTGCTGAAGCCACTCCTGGCCGAACCGTGGCTCTGTGCCGATCAGGAACAAAAAGCCCTAGCCCTCGCTGCCGCCACGCTAGTCCCCGAGCATTACGGCGAAGTCGCAACGCGCCGCATTACCCATGTGAACAAGACCCTCACAGCCGTCCACGAGCGCCTGACCAAAGAGATTGCCTTCTGGTCCGACCGCTGGATGCGGCTCAAGGACGATCAGGAAGCCGGGAAAGACGTGCGTCTGAACCTCGACAACATCCAGCGCACCATCAACGACCTCAACGGCCGATTGGAGAACCGGAAGAAGGAACTGCAATCCATGCGCCACGTTACCAACGGCACGCCCGTCGTGCTTGGCGGTGCCCTTGTCGTCCCCATAGGCCTCCTGCGAAAACTGCGCGGCGAACCTGCGCCCGATGCTGCCACCACAAGCTTCTCCGCAGATCCCGCCGCCCGCTCACGCATCGAGATGCTTGCCATGAACGCCGTCCGCCTTGCTGAAGAAGCTCGTGGCTGCCGCGTGGTGGATGTCTCTGCGCAGAAGTGTGGCTGGGACATCACCTCTTACGCGCCTGCCGTGGATGGCAAGTTGCCCGAGTCCCGCCACATCGAAGTTAAGGGCCGCATCCAAGGCGCGACCACCGTCACCGTGACCAAGAATGAAATCTTTGAGAGTTGGAATCAGGGCAGCAAATACCACCTCGCCATCGTGCTCGTCGGAGAGGATGACGGCATCGACGGCCCACATTACATCTCCCACCCGTTCAAGGAAGAGCCTGGCTGGGGTGTGTCCTCGGTGAACTACGATCTCAAAGCGTTGCTCGAACGAGCCATGACAATTCAATGA
- a CDS encoding vWA domain-containing protein encodes MNPHLTEIAYILDRSGSMQPMQEPAVAAFNDFVKSQLDVPGDARLTLVQFDDSYEVPVSAKLIQNVPQLTAATYTPRGSTALLDAIGRTIKETDRRINALPDAEKPGKVIFAIFTDGEENASQEYSAKHISDLIRLYRDTKGWDFIFLAANQDAIASASAMHMDAHLSGNVSFSLKGVKSTGSAMARKVRAMRMKSSGTMDACAAEDDAKCMAEIIKEEEAK; translated from the coding sequence ATGAATCCACATCTCACCGAAATCGCTTACATTCTCGACCGCTCCGGTTCTATGCAGCCCATGCAGGAGCCCGCCGTCGCCGCCTTCAATGACTTCGTCAAATCTCAGCTCGATGTCCCCGGCGATGCCCGCCTGACGCTTGTCCAGTTTGATGACTCTTACGAAGTTCCAGTCTCAGCCAAGCTCATCCAGAATGTGCCCCAGCTCACAGCCGCCACCTATACACCCCGAGGCAGCACAGCCCTGCTCGATGCCATTGGCCGGACCATCAAAGAGACTGACCGCCGAATCAACGCTCTTCCTGACGCAGAGAAGCCAGGTAAAGTCATTTTCGCCATCTTCACCGATGGCGAAGAGAACGCCTCACAGGAATACAGCGCTAAGCACATCAGCGATCTCATTCGCCTCTATCGCGACACGAAAGGCTGGGACTTTATTTTTCTCGCTGCCAACCAGGACGCCATCGCCTCTGCCAGCGCTATGCACATGGATGCGCATCTGAGTGGCAATGTCAGCTTCAGTCTCAAGGGTGTAAAATCTACAGGCAGTGCCATGGCACGCAAAGTCAGAGCTATGCGCATGAAAAGCAGCGGGACCATGGATGCCTGCGCTGCTGAGGACGACGCCAAATGCATGGCCGAAATCATCAAGGAAGAAGAGGCGAAGTAG
- a CDS encoding DUF1156 domain-containing protein encodes MTDHPIKSPRKLIEVALPLDAINEACAREKSIRHGHPSTLHLWWARRPLAAARAVIFAQLVNDPGYQQGGGFKYGKNKKEAAIERKRLFKIIEDLVLWENTTNEEVLERARAEIRRSWREVCELNKDHPQAAELFNPDKLPALHDPFAGGGAIPLEAQRLGLEAYASDLNPVAVLINKAMIEIPPKFAGRTPVSLLQSRQGAKKKELDLDREWPGATGLAEDVRYYGAWMREEAQKRIGHLYPLVEITAELAKERPDLKPLVGQKLTVIAWIWARTVKSPNPAFSHVDVPLASSFILSSKDGKVSYVQPMVAGESYRFTVKIGTPPPDAANGTKLAKANFGCLLSGAPINTKYIRAEACGGRMGSRLMAIAADGPKGRVYLPPTDAMENLARSANPEWKPDLRVTTPCHDIDRLPMYGMFTWGDAFTSRQLVTLTTFSDLLENTRERICKDAIEIGIAGDTDKGLDAGGAGPRAYAEAVTVYLAFALDKMADLGNSLVRWEPIAQCPRQMFGKQAIPMIWDFAEANSLGDSSGSWKIFIDGLSKALAKVFEQTQSWFSGCASQADAQTQTISSGKFISSDPPYYDNIGYADLSDFFYIWLRRSLRTVYPGLLATIAVPKVEELVAASHRHGGKEGAEGFFLNGMTLAMKSLSDQAHPEAPITIYYAFKQSETSADTGTVSPGWATFLGAVNEAGLQLTGTWPLRTENSSRMIGQGTNSLASSVVLVCRKRPADAPSISRREFIRELNGVLPEALDEMTKGSGDERSPVAPVDLSQAIIGPGMAVFSKYAAVLEADGSPMSVRTALQLINRFLAEDDFDSDTQFCLHWFEQHGWTESVFGEADVLARSKSTSVDAMKEAGVLQSGSGKVRLLKWAEYATDWDPRTDTRTPVWEALHQLIRALKQGGESASGALLAALGGKAEAVRQLAYRLYTLCERLGQAEDARAYNELITSWTGIESAAAAAPKPAEQNLPGFE; translated from the coding sequence ATGACCGACCACCCCATCAAATCCCCCCGCAAGCTCATCGAAGTCGCCCTTCCGCTGGACGCGATCAATGAGGCTTGTGCGCGGGAGAAATCCATCCGGCATGGGCACCCTTCCACGCTGCATCTGTGGTGGGCGCGGCGGCCGCTGGCGGCGGCGCGGGCGGTCATCTTTGCGCAGTTGGTCAATGATCCCGGCTACCAGCAGGGCGGCGGGTTCAAATACGGGAAGAACAAGAAGGAAGCCGCCATTGAGCGGAAGCGACTGTTCAAGATCATCGAAGACCTCGTGCTGTGGGAGAACACCACCAATGAGGAGGTGCTAGAGCGTGCCCGCGCCGAGATTCGCCGCTCGTGGCGGGAGGTGTGTGAGCTGAACAAGGACCACCCGCAGGCCGCCGAGCTGTTCAATCCAGACAAGCTGCCGGCCCTGCACGATCCCTTTGCCGGTGGCGGAGCCATCCCTCTGGAGGCTCAGCGGCTGGGGCTGGAGGCTTACGCCAGCGACCTCAACCCCGTGGCCGTGCTCATCAACAAGGCTATGATCGAGATCCCGCCCAAGTTCGCGGGCAGGACACCGGTCAGCCTGCTGCAAAGCCGCCAAGGCGCGAAGAAGAAGGAACTGGATTTGGATCGGGAATGGCCCGGAGCCACCGGTCTGGCGGAAGACGTGCGTTACTACGGCGCTTGGATGCGCGAGGAAGCGCAGAAGCGCATCGGCCACCTCTATCCGCTGGTGGAAATCACGGCGGAGTTGGCGAAGGAACGGCCCGACCTCAAACCGCTCGTCGGCCAGAAGCTCACCGTCATCGCTTGGATCTGGGCGCGGACGGTCAAGAGTCCGAACCCGGCGTTCTCGCATGTGGATGTGCCGCTGGCTTCGTCCTTCATCTTATCGAGCAAGGACGGGAAAGTGTCGTATGTCCAGCCTATGGTGGCCGGCGAAAGTTATCGGTTTACGGTAAAAATTGGCACGCCACCACCTGATGCTGCTAACGGCACTAAGCTTGCGAAAGCGAATTTTGGCTGCCTGCTGTCTGGTGCTCCGATCAATACCAAATATATCCGTGCTGAAGCTTGTGGAGGCAGAATGGGTTCTCGCCTCATGGCTATTGCTGCCGATGGACCGAAAGGACGTGTCTATTTACCTCCCACGGATGCAATGGAGAACCTCGCTCGGTCGGCGAATCCCGAGTGGAAACCAGATTTAAGAGTTACAACCCCGTGTCACGATATCGATCGATTGCCAATGTATGGGATGTTCACTTGGGGTGATGCGTTCACCTCAAGACAGTTGGTGACGCTTACAACATTCAGCGATCTTCTGGAGAACACGCGCGAACGGATTTGCAAGGATGCCATCGAAATAGGAATCGCGGGTGACACAGACAAGGGGCTCGATGCCGGCGGCGCTGGTCCACGAGCCTACGCTGAAGCCGTCACGGTATATCTGGCTTTTGCACTCGATAAGATGGCCGATCTCGGAAACAGCCTCGTGCGTTGGGAGCCGATAGCCCAATGTCCAAGACAAATGTTCGGTAAACAGGCGATTCCGATGATCTGGGATTTCGCCGAAGCCAATTCACTGGGAGACTCTTCGGGATCGTGGAAGATATTCATTGATGGTCTTTCGAAGGCTTTAGCCAAAGTCTTCGAACAAACTCAGTCATGGTTTTCGGGTTGCGCGAGCCAAGCTGACGCTCAGACCCAGACAATCTCTTCGGGTAAGTTCATTTCCAGCGACCCGCCATATTACGACAACATTGGTTACGCTGACCTGTCAGACTTTTTCTACATTTGGCTTCGGCGTTCGCTTCGCACTGTTTACCCAGGTTTGCTCGCAACGATAGCCGTGCCAAAAGTTGAGGAACTTGTTGCCGCCTCCCATCGCCACGGCGGGAAAGAGGGCGCAGAAGGCTTTTTTCTGAATGGGATGACGCTGGCAATGAAAAGCTTATCCGACCAAGCCCACCCAGAAGCGCCGATCACAATTTACTACGCATTCAAGCAGTCCGAAACGAGTGCAGATACAGGCACGGTATCACCTGGCTGGGCGACTTTTCTCGGAGCCGTCAATGAGGCAGGACTTCAATTAACAGGAACTTGGCCTCTGCGGACTGAGAACAGCTCACGCATGATTGGGCAAGGCACCAATTCGCTCGCTTCCAGCGTCGTCCTCGTCTGCCGCAAACGCCCCGCTGACGCGCCCTCCATTTCCCGCCGCGAATTCATCCGCGAGTTGAACGGCGTATTGCCAGAGGCGCTCGACGAGATGACGAAAGGTTCCGGCGACGAGCGTTCGCCCGTGGCTCCGGTGGACCTTTCGCAGGCCATCATCGGGCCGGGCATGGCGGTCTTTTCCAAATACGCCGCCGTGCTGGAGGCCGATGGCTCGCCAATGAGCGTGCGCACCGCCCTCCAGCTCATCAACCGCTTCCTCGCCGAAGATGATTTCGATTCCGATACCCAGTTCTGCCTGCACTGGTTCGAGCAACACGGCTGGACGGAAAGCGTCTTTGGCGAAGCCGACGTCCTGGCCCGCTCTAAATCCACCAGCGTGGACGCCATGAAGGAAGCCGGGGTGCTGCAAAGCGGCAGCGGCAAAGTGCGCCTGCTCAAGTGGGCCGAGTATGCCACCGACTGGGACCCGCGCACCGATACCCGCACGCCCGTCTGGGAAGCCCTGCACCAGCTCATCCGCGCCCTGAAACAAGGCGGCGAATCCGCCTCCGGCGCACTCCTCGCCGCCCTCGGCGGCAAAGCCGAAGCCGTGCGCCAGCTTGCCTATCGCCTCTACACCCTCTGCGAACGCCTCGGCCAGGCCGAAGACGCCCGCGCCTACAACGAACTCATCACGAGCTGGACCGGCATTGAGTCAGCTGCGGCTGCCGCACCGAAACCTGCCGAGCAGAACTTGCCCGGCTTCGAATAA
- a CDS encoding ATP-binding protein, which translates to MLKSLHIENLTVFPNAELKFGKNLNIIIGENGSGKSHLLKTVYCALAVSAEGKKGTAQGVPARDFLAKAFADKLRGVFRPDTLGRLARRTQGHTTCRLEYHFKQEALDFSVQFSTRTKAEVVVDKSPSAWLEKKPVFLPTRELLSIYPGFSSLYKETHLPFEETWNDTCLLLGAPLARGPREPRIKYLLRPLESAMGGNVELDKSGRFYLNTNTGSMEMHLVAEGLRKLAMVARLIATGSLLDKGYLFWDEPESNLNPKIIKTIARSILELAHKGIQVFIASHSLFLLRELHILQHSPGFQGLDTRCFGLHLESCGKVIIQQGRTMDDVGEIAALDEDLQQSERYIDNEMGVPDQAAGSDSSKA; encoded by the coding sequence ATGCTCAAATCACTGCATATTGAAAACCTCACGGTTTTTCCCAACGCTGAACTCAAGTTCGGCAAGAACTTGAACATCATTATTGGTGAGAATGGCTCGGGAAAGTCGCACTTATTAAAGACGGTCTATTGCGCCTTGGCAGTAAGCGCAGAAGGAAAGAAGGGCACTGCTCAAGGAGTTCCAGCCAGGGACTTTTTGGCAAAGGCCTTTGCCGACAAGTTGCGGGGGGTGTTCAGGCCCGATACTCTAGGCCGGCTAGCCCGCCGCACCCAGGGCCACACCACTTGCCGGCTCGAGTATCACTTCAAACAGGAGGCACTGGATTTCAGTGTGCAGTTTTCCACCCGGACCAAAGCCGAGGTCGTGGTGGATAAATCTCCTTCAGCCTGGCTTGAAAAAAAACCGGTCTTCCTCCCGACACGAGAGCTTCTTTCGATCTACCCGGGTTTTTCCTCACTTTACAAGGAGACGCACCTGCCATTTGAAGAGACCTGGAATGACACCTGTCTTCTGCTGGGTGCGCCGCTGGCCCGCGGACCCCGTGAACCTCGGATTAAGTATCTGCTCCGACCTCTGGAATCCGCGATGGGTGGTAACGTGGAACTGGACAAGTCGGGGCGCTTTTACTTGAACACCAACACCGGCAGCATGGAGATGCACCTTGTGGCCGAGGGCTTGCGCAAGCTCGCCATGGTGGCGCGGCTCATCGCGACAGGCTCGCTGCTCGACAAGGGCTACCTCTTCTGGGACGAGCCGGAGTCCAACCTCAATCCAAAAATCATCAAGACAATAGCGCGATCCATCCTTGAACTGGCTCACAAGGGCATCCAAGTTTTCATTGCTAGCCACAGCCTGTTTCTGCTCCGCGAACTGCACATTTTGCAACACAGTCCCGGCTTCCAAGGTCTGGATACACGCTGTTTCGGGCTTCATCTCGAATCCTGCGGGAAGGTGATCATTCAGCAGGGCAGAACGATGGATGACGTCGGTGAGATAGCGGCCCTGGATGAGGACTTGCAGCAGTCGGAGAGGTATATCGACAATGAGATGGGTGTGCCTGACCAAGCAGCAGGCAGCGACTCATCCAAAGCCTAA
- a CDS encoding WYL domain-containing protein, protein MSKESATRRSRLKTVQSSSSLRSGASRPAMWRVLEIHKIIRTGKHPNCSTLAKEIEVTPKTIQRDVSFMRDQLGLPLEYHVIKHGYYYTQEVHEFPMLHLSRNDLVALFLARHALEPVRGTKLERMLADSFSKIAEACPGEVSIQWHELDEAFSVKASGVLPADVTLFGDLLDAVMACREVSFDYHKLTGSKPEHRTIQPYHVGQIEHGWYLLAYDLGRKGMRTFALQRITNLQVLKSKFQRNPRFNARDHLGGGFGVWSYDDKENQAHEISIRFEGYAARVVAERMWHPSQAIRKLKQDGSVIEFQAMLSGLEEITRWVLSWGSKAKVLGPPELKKRVREEVVRMAANA, encoded by the coding sequence ATGTCCAAAGAATCCGCCACCCGACGATCACGACTTAAGACTGTCCAATCCTCGTCGTCTCTACGTTCAGGAGCCAGTCGTCCTGCCATGTGGCGGGTGCTGGAGATTCACAAGATCATCCGCACTGGCAAACATCCCAATTGCTCCACCCTGGCGAAGGAGATTGAGGTGACACCGAAAACTATTCAGCGGGATGTGAGCTTCATGCGCGATCAACTCGGGCTGCCTTTGGAATACCACGTCATCAAGCACGGCTATTACTATACGCAGGAGGTGCATGAGTTCCCGATGCTTCACCTGTCACGGAATGATCTTGTCGCCTTGTTCCTGGCACGTCATGCCTTGGAGCCAGTCCGTGGCACGAAGCTGGAGCGAATGCTGGCCGACAGTTTCAGTAAAATCGCTGAGGCGTGTCCCGGCGAGGTGTCGATCCAGTGGCATGAGCTGGATGAGGCATTCTCAGTGAAAGCATCTGGTGTGCTGCCTGCTGACGTGACACTGTTCGGGGATTTGCTGGATGCGGTGATGGCTTGTCGCGAGGTGAGCTTTGATTATCACAAGCTCACAGGTTCCAAGCCCGAGCATCGCACCATTCAGCCCTACCATGTGGGGCAGATCGAGCACGGATGGTATCTGCTGGCCTATGATCTAGGGAGAAAAGGCATGCGGACGTTTGCCCTCCAACGCATCACCAACCTCCAGGTGCTGAAGTCCAAGTTTCAACGGAACCCACGCTTCAACGCGCGGGATCATCTGGGCGGAGGCTTTGGCGTCTGGAGCTACGATGACAAAGAAAACCAAGCGCACGAGATCAGCATACGTTTTGAAGGCTATGCCGCCCGCGTCGTGGCAGAGCGCATGTGGCACCCATCACAGGCGATAAGGAAGCTGAAACAAGATGGCAGCGTGATTGAGTTTCAAGCGATGCTGTCTGGACTGGAAGAAATCACCCGCTGGGTGCTGAGCTGGGGCAGCAAAGCGAAGGTGCTCGGGCCGCCAGAGTTGAAAAAGCGGGTCCGGGAGGAAGTTGTAAGGATGGCTGCCAATGCATGA